The Cupriavidus necator DNA window GCCAGCGTGACCTGGGTCTGGCCGATCAGGTTGCTGATCGGCGTGCGGAAATCATGCGCCAGGTCCGCCGAGAACTCGGACAGCCGCGAGAAACTGTCCTGCAGCCGCGCCAGCATGTCGTTGAGGGCCGCCGCCAGCTCGCGCAGCTCGGCCGGCGCGCTGCCCACGTCAAGCCGCGTGGCAAGGCGACTGGTGGTGACCGCGGCGGCATCGGCGGCCATGCGCCGCAACGGCCGCAGCCCGCGCCGCGCCAGCACGAAGCCCAGGCCCGCCGCCACGGCAGCGCCGCACAGCGTGGCCCACAGCACCTGGTGGCGGTAGTCGCGGATCAGCGCCACGCGGTAGCCGGCATCGCGCAGCACCACGATCTCCACGGCCTTGTCCGAATCCCCCAGCTGGCCCAACGCCGCAATGCCGCGCGAGGGCACGCCATTCTTGGGGTACCAGGTCTGCAACATGCTCTTCTCTGGCTGCGTGGTGGCGGGCAGCACGCGCAGCGGCGGCACCGATTCATTGCGCGGATTGAGCGTGACCAGCGGCTCGCCCTGGCGTGAGCGCACCACCAGGATCAGCCCCTCGTGGCCCATCGCAATATCGGCAAAACGGTGGGTATCGGCGCGTATCTCGGCCTCGCTGCGCACCTCGCGCAGCAGGTGGCGCACCAGCAGCACCTCGCCGACCAGCTCGCTTTCATCGCGCCCCTCCAGCTGCGCCGACAGCGCCCCGGACAGGTAGGCCGCCACGCTGGCGAGAATC harbors:
- a CDS encoding heavy metal sensor histidine kinase produces the protein MMRLPSSLTTRLALAYGLATAVILASVAAYLSGALSAQLEGRDESELVGEVLLVRHLLREVRSEAEIRADTHRFADIAMGHEGLILVVRSRQGEPLVTLNPRNESVPPLRVLPATTQPEKSMLQTWYPKNGVPSRGIAALGQLGDSDKAVEIVVLRDAGYRVALIRDYRHQVLWATLCGAAVAAGLGFVLARRGLRPLRRMAADAAAVTTSRLATRLDVGSAPAELRELAAALNDMLARLQDSFSRLSEFSADLAHDFRTPISNLIGQTQVTLAQSRGVAEYEALLESNLEEYERLARMIENMLFLARADHAQVALGIRTLDAREELDKMAEYFDAVAADREVALTVTGTAMVQADQTLLRRAVTNLLDNALRHAPAGSTVRLDVERAPAPVSGTACLRVTNAGPAIPPETLPHIFGRFYRADPSRRNSAASTGLGLAIVDTIMRLHGGSVTVRSVEGETMFSLQFPAEALATAAPPAPAPAAVS